One segment of Vagococcus martis DNA contains the following:
- a CDS encoding IS30 family transposase, whose protein sequence is MTYTHLTTDELVLIEAYYHQNKKGTYVAKQLKRAKQTIYNVYKAFDEGLSALDYYKRYKNNKKNCGRRPISLSDNETEYIQKKVVQGWTPDVIIGRAEFPISCSISTLYRLFKQGLFDLTALPMKGKRKANGYKEKRGKQAFKRTIHQRNKDYQLFNNEFGHLEGDTIVGKDHKSAVITLVERLSKVIITLKPIGRRAIDIENSLNNWFKKFPCHLFKSITFDCGKEFSNWKSISNLNDIDIYFADPGTPSQRGLNENSNGLLRKDGLPKQMDFNKVEESFIQSIASKRNNIPRKSLNYKTPLEVFLSYVDNDILSSLI, encoded by the coding sequence ATGACCTATACACATCTTACTACAGACGAGCTAGTTTTGATAGAAGCTTATTACCATCAAAATAAAAAAGGAACATACGTTGCGAAACAATTGAAACGAGCAAAACAGACTATCTATAATGTTTACAAAGCTTTTGATGAGGGATTATCTGCACTAGATTACTATAAAAGATACAAAAATAATAAAAAGAATTGTGGCAGGCGTCCTATTTCTTTATCTGATAATGAAACAGAATACATTCAAAAGAAGGTTGTTCAAGGATGGACTCCAGATGTCATTATTGGTCGTGCTGAGTTTCCTATCTCATGTTCTATCAGTACTCTTTATAGATTATTTAAGCAAGGACTGTTTGATTTGACCGCATTACCTATGAAAGGTAAAAGGAAAGCGAATGGTTATAAAGAAAAAAGAGGTAAACAAGCCTTTAAAAGAACCATCCATCAACGTAATAAGGACTATCAACTCTTTAATAATGAATTTGGTCACCTTGAAGGTGACACAATTGTTGGAAAAGATCATAAAAGTGCTGTTATCACACTCGTTGAAAGACTATCGAAAGTGATTATTACGTTAAAACCAATAGGCAGACGAGCAATAGATATCGAAAATAGTTTAAATAATTGGTTTAAAAAGTTTCCATGCCATCTATTTAAATCAATCACATTCGATTGTGGTAAAGAATTTTCTAATTGGAAATCAATCAGCAATCTAAATGATATTGATATTTATTTTGCCGATCCAGGAACACCATCACAACGTGGCTTAAATGAAAACTCTAATGGGTTATTACGTAAAGATGGATTACCTAAACAAATGGATTTCAACAAAGTTGAGGAATCTTTTATCCAATCTATCGCTTCTAAAAGAAATAATATTCCTAGAAAATCATTAAACTATAAAACACCATTGGAAGTATTTTTGAGTTATGTAGACAATGATATTTTGTCTAGCTTAATTTGA
- a CDS encoding ArsR/SmtB family transcription factor codes for MKELSSQTIEQTSRFFKTIGDPTRLKILVALSEKEMNVSSITQFLEMEQSAVSHQLKLLRDNHLVKSRKEGKSVVYCLDDKHVKSILSQTFDHMNHI; via the coding sequence TTGAAAGAGTTAAGTTCTCAAACGATTGAACAAACAAGTCGTTTTTTTAAAACGATAGGAGACCCAACCCGATTGAAAATACTCGTTGCTTTGTCTGAAAAGGAGATGAATGTCAGTAGTATTACTCAATTTTTAGAAATGGAACAATCTGCTGTATCTCATCAACTGAAGCTTTTAAGAGATAATCATTTGGTCAAATCACGAAAAGAAGGAAAAAGTGTTGTTTATTGTTTAGACGATAAGCATGTTAAAAGTATTTTATCCCAAACATTTGATCATATGAATCATATATAA
- a CDS encoding phospho-sugar mutase has translation MSWKNTYLKWKEFNELEPSLQNNLFEIEQNETELQDAFYAPLEFGTAGMRGILGAGINRMNIYTVRQAANGLALFIATLGEDAKKRGVAIAYDSRHQSPEFAMESAKTLANHGITSYVFESLRPTPELSFAVRHFNCIAGIMITASHNPANYNGFKVYGEDGAQMPPQDADTVTEFVRSVENPLVIEVISDDKSDDFINIVGVEVDAIYLEEMLSVTIDNELIKRSGDKLNMVFTPLHGTGKMLGEKALSQIGFTNVSLVEEQAIADPNFTTVKSPNPEELSAFEYAIRLGEELSADLLVATDPDADRLGAAVRLPSGEFRVLTGNQLASLMVHYILSKKQEKQELPSNGMVLKSIVSSELPTRICDAYDVEMKNVLTGFKFIAEQIKEAEAKNSAEFLFGFEESYGYLVKPFVRDKDAIQALVMLAEVATYYMEKGQTLYDALLDLYKEYGYFEEKTISVTKSGMEGLKEIATIMQHVREQLPTSFGSIKVNYTEDYSVGKRLFADGQEQTLELPKANVLKFFLEDGSWIAIRPSGTEPKIKFYIGAVAQTQEAVTEKIELFTNELAKYSA, from the coding sequence ATGAGTTGGAAAAACACTTATCTAAAATGGAAAGAATTTAATGAATTAGAACCTAGTTTACAGAATAATCTATTTGAAATAGAACAAAATGAAACCGAATTACAAGATGCTTTTTATGCACCGTTAGAGTTTGGTACAGCAGGTATGAGAGGGATTTTAGGTGCGGGAATCAACCGTATGAATATTTATACTGTTCGTCAAGCAGCTAATGGTTTAGCTTTATTTATCGCAACATTAGGTGAGGATGCAAAAAAAAGAGGGGTTGCGATTGCGTATGATTCCAGACATCAATCACCAGAATTTGCGATGGAATCAGCTAAAACACTAGCTAATCACGGGATTACGTCATACGTATTTGAAAGTTTACGTCCAACGCCTGAATTATCATTTGCTGTACGACATTTTAATTGTATTGCAGGGATTATGATTACCGCAAGCCACAATCCAGCTAATTACAATGGCTTTAAAGTGTATGGTGAAGATGGTGCACAGATGCCACCACAAGACGCTGACACAGTAACAGAATTTGTGCGAAGTGTTGAAAATCCATTGGTAATTGAAGTCATTTCCGATGACAAGTCAGATGATTTTATCAATATCGTGGGTGTAGAAGTTGACGCAATTTATTTAGAAGAGATGTTATCCGTGACGATAGATAATGAGTTAATCAAACGAAGCGGTGACAAATTAAACATGGTCTTCACGCCATTACACGGAACAGGGAAAATGCTTGGTGAAAAAGCTTTATCACAAATTGGCTTTACCAATGTTTCCTTAGTTGAGGAACAAGCGATTGCAGATCCTAATTTTACTACAGTGAAATCACCAAACCCTGAAGAATTATCAGCATTTGAATACGCGATTCGTTTAGGTGAGGAGCTATCAGCTGATTTATTAGTAGCAACAGACCCAGATGCCGATCGTTTAGGTGCAGCCGTAAGACTACCAAGTGGCGAGTTTCGAGTGTTAACCGGCAATCAATTAGCCAGTTTGATGGTGCATTACATTTTGAGTAAAAAGCAAGAAAAACAGGAGCTACCATCTAATGGTATGGTATTAAAATCAATCGTATCAAGTGAGTTGCCAACACGAATTTGTGACGCATATGATGTTGAAATGAAAAATGTGTTAACTGGGTTTAAATTTATCGCCGAACAAATCAAAGAAGCAGAAGCTAAAAACTCAGCAGAATTTTTATTTGGGTTTGAAGAAAGTTATGGCTACTTAGTGAAACCATTTGTTCGTGATAAAGATGCAATTCAAGCATTGGTAATGTTAGCTGAAGTAGCAACTTATTACATGGAAAAAGGGCAAACATTGTATGATGCTTTACTTGATTTGTACAAAGAATATGGATATTTTGAAGAAAAAACGATTTCTGTAACCAAATCAGGTATGGAAGGGTTAAAAGAAATTGCAACCATCATGCAACACGTGAGAGAACAATTACCAACATCATTTGGTAGTATAAAAGTGAACTATACAGAAGATTATTCAGTTGGAAAACGTCTATTTGCTGATGGGCAAGAGCAAACACTTGAATTACCAAAGGCAAATGTATTAAAATTCTTTTTAGAAGATGGTAGTTGGATTGCTATTAGGCCTTCTGGGACAGAACCAAAAATTAAGTTTTATATCGGAGCAGTGGCTCAAACACAAGAGGCTGTTACTGAAAAAATAGAACTATTTACTAATGAATTAGCTAAATATAGTGCGTAA
- a CDS encoding Cna B-type domain-containing protein has product MNSKRKVRLLPFLLITSIVSALLIGGIFVVAKTKKSLSGDQYITRIELFHGDGKPIVDGDTMYINEKYSLEYDWEIPDNTFKKGDTLDFTIPKEFKIVDRMNIILKDGTQEVARADVEGNETDGYYIHMTFTTDYVETHSLVSGTFNFNYILNERYIKQGSDNTILLPDQEIIVHVPESDNPSEGGGDGVDAGDTNINKKMGQEPDITTAAHPIIFKWQIDLGKNKLLGKANSFDEIKHIYIKDTPKEQKLIPFSDINDYWKDSFAFDAAFFKNAEWQYEGLPMKDVNLTKNNQGNYYESFEVDILPRIKHFTEKASPKDGSDKADFKQYKIEYYTEPLYDLVEDTEFDNDAIITIEYNDGDSDSWKLSHSIMYNVAEGSIKGKTGGVSFEKIDADNNQPLTGAEFDLFQKVSGKDDKKIQSGIKTDANGKVKVDNLTVGNYYFVETKAPEGYELSKDKLEFTLTRQDMSEDNQTIKIKDIGQFKNNKTKNIDVSVTKRWEDNNNQDGLRPNAINVQLYADGKESGKPVELNEANNWSHSWQGLAEKSEGKTIVYTVKEVSDVPGYTTQVAEASQGNIIITNTHTPELTQVTGEKKWDDANNQDGKRPTSIKVNLLANGEVVDSKTVTAKDNWKYEFTNLPKYEAGKLINYTVTEDSVPEYSTQIKDTTIINSYTPGKTSVSVVKRWEDAQNQDGIRPNVIQVQLYANDKKSSNPVELTEANNWSHTWQDLDEKANGKQIVYTVKEVSDVPGYTTQVAEASQGNITITNTHTPELTQITGEKKWDDANNQDGKRPTSIKVNLLANGKVIDTTNVTAENNWKYEFTNLPKYEAGKLINYTVTEDSVPEYSTQIKDTTIINSYTPGKTSVTVTKRWEDNNNQDGIRPNAIHVQLYANGKESGKPVELNEANNWSYTWQELAEKKDGKTIVYTVKEVDSIPDYGSTISENNVGNIVITNTYTPKLTQVTGEKKWDDANNQDGKRPASIKVNLLADGKIIDTKEVTEKDNWKYEFTNLPKYKDGKEIIYTVTEDNVSEYSTTINGTSITNHYTPGKTSVTVTKRWEDNNNQDGIRPDEIKVQLYANGKESGKPVELNKANNWSYTWQELAEKKDGKTITYTVKEVDTTSGYDVSVSDSQNGNITITNIHKPETTNVSGEKQWQDANNQDGKRPTSIKVNLLANGKVIDTTNVTAENNWKYEFTNLPKYEAGQLISYTVTEESVPEYSTQIKDTTIINSYTPGKTSVTVTKRWEDNNNQDGIRPNAINVQLYANGKKSGKPVELNEANNWSHSWQGLAEKSEGKTIVYTVKEVYSIPDYSVTISDNNEGNIIITNTHTPELTKVTGEKKWDDANNQDGKRPSTIKVNLLADGEVVDSKTVSEKDNWKYEFTNLPKFKNGKEIVYTVLEDSVSSYSKTVNGTTITNHYTPGKTSVSVVKRWEDAQNQDGIRPNVIQVQLYANSKKSGEPVELTEANNWSYTWQDLDEKANGKQIVYTVKEVSDVPGYTSQIAEESQGNIFITNTHTPELTQVTGEKKWDDANNQDGKRPSSIKVNLLANGEVVDSKTVTEKDNWKYEFTNLPKYKDGKEIIYTVTEDSVSEYSTTINGTSITNHYTPGKTSVTVTKRWEDNNNQDGLRPNMIQVQLYANGKESGKPVELNEANNWSYTWQDLDEKSDGQSIVYLVKEVTKLPDYATHILDSNPGNIVITNTHTPELTQVTGEKKWDDANNQDGKRPTSIKVNLLANGKEVDTKEVTEKDNWKYEFTNLPKFEAGKEIIYTVTEDSVPEYSISFDGTNIINHYTPGKTSVTVTKRWEDNNNQDGKRPDEIKVQLYANDKKSGQVVKLNADNNWSHTWQELDEKANGKAIVYSVKEVSDVADYTTDVSDNHEGNIIITNTHTPEVTEVIGEKKWDDANNQDGKRPTSIKVNLLADGKVVDTKEVTKKDNWEYHFTNLPKYEAGKEVIYTVTEGSVSNYSTKIDGTNITNHYTPGKTSVTVTKRWEDNNQDDKRAKDIQVQLLADGEKSGKPVKLNAKNNWTHTWSNLDEKQHGKKITYTVEEITNVPGYSTTVDDSNLGNIVITNTLNDIPKQPEKGGSQSTPGSSSSNNGGQLPKTGEKSNGNYHLIGVLMLVIVSSYTLNIRKKKSIDE; this is encoded by the coding sequence GTGAATAGTAAACGAAAAGTTAGATTATTACCATTTTTATTGATAACATCGATTGTTTCAGCGTTATTAATTGGTGGTATATTTGTTGTAGCAAAAACAAAAAAATCGTTAAGTGGCGATCAATACATTACAAGGATAGAGTTATTCCATGGAGATGGAAAGCCAATCGTTGATGGCGATACGATGTACATTAATGAAAAATATAGTCTGGAGTATGATTGGGAAATACCTGATAATACATTTAAGAAAGGAGACACACTCGATTTTACGATACCAAAAGAATTTAAAATTGTTGATCGAATGAATATTATCCTTAAAGATGGGACGCAAGAAGTAGCTAGAGCAGACGTTGAAGGGAATGAAACAGATGGCTATTATATACATATGACCTTTACAACAGATTATGTAGAAACACATTCTTTAGTATCTGGTACGTTTAATTTTAACTACATTTTAAATGAACGTTATATTAAACAAGGATCTGATAATACGATATTGCTACCTGATCAAGAAATTATTGTTCATGTCCCAGAGTCTGATAATCCTTCTGAAGGTGGTGGCGATGGCGTTGATGCTGGTGATACCAATATTAATAAAAAAATGGGACAAGAGCCTGATATAACAACTGCAGCTCATCCTATTATTTTTAAATGGCAAATTGATCTTGGTAAAAATAAATTATTGGGAAAAGCTAATTCGTTTGACGAAATTAAGCATATCTATATAAAAGATACACCAAAGGAACAAAAGCTTATTCCTTTTTCTGACATAAACGATTATTGGAAAGACTCTTTTGCATTTGATGCGGCTTTCTTTAAAAACGCTGAATGGCAATATGAAGGATTACCAATGAAGGATGTCAATCTGACAAAAAATAACCAGGGAAATTACTATGAGTCATTTGAAGTGGATATTTTACCAAGAATTAAGCATTTTACTGAAAAGGCCTCACCAAAAGATGGCAGTGATAAGGCTGACTTCAAGCAATATAAAATAGAATACTACACAGAGCCCTTATACGATTTAGTTGAGGATACTGAGTTTGATAACGATGCTATTATCACTATAGAATATAATGATGGGGATTCTGACTCATGGAAGTTATCACATTCTATTATGTATAATGTTGCAGAAGGTAGTATCAAAGGAAAAACTGGAGGCGTGTCATTTGAGAAGATTGATGCCGATAATAATCAGCCATTAACTGGTGCTGAATTTGATTTATTTCAAAAAGTAAGTGGGAAAGATGATAAAAAAATTCAATCAGGTATTAAAACAGATGCTAATGGCAAAGTCAAAGTGGATAACTTAACAGTAGGAAATTACTATTTTGTTGAAACTAAAGCACCTGAAGGGTATGAATTGTCCAAAGATAAATTAGAATTTACATTAACTCGCCAAGATATGTCAGAAGATAATCAAACGATTAAAATAAAAGACATTGGTCAGTTTAAAAACAACAAAACAAAAAATATTGATGTAAGTGTGACAAAACGCTGGGAAGACAACAACAATCAAGACGGTCTACGCCCAAATGCTATCAACGTTCAACTATATGCTGATGGCAAAGAAAGTGGCAAACCAGTTGAATTGAACGAAGCGAATAACTGGAGTCACTCTTGGCAAGGATTAGCAGAAAAATCAGAAGGAAAAACAATTGTTTATACAGTAAAAGAAGTGAGTGATGTTCCAGGATATACAACTCAAGTAGCTGAGGCAAGTCAAGGAAACATCATCATCACTAATACGCACACACCAGAGTTAACACAAGTGACTGGTGAGAAAAAATGGGATGACGCGAATAATCAAGATGGTAAACGTCCAACATCAATCAAAGTAAATTTATTAGCAAATGGTGAAGTGGTAGATAGTAAAACAGTAACAGCAAAAGACAACTGGAAGTATGAATTTACGAATTTACCAAAATATGAAGCAGGTAAATTAATTAACTATACTGTAACCGAAGACAGTGTTCCTGAGTATTCAACTCAAATAAAAGATACAACAATTATTAATTCTTACACACCAGGTAAAACAAGTGTGAGCGTAGTAAAACGTTGGGAAGATGCCCAAAATCAAGATGGAATACGCCCAAATGTGATCCAAGTTCAACTTTACGCAAATGATAAGAAAAGTAGCAACCCTGTTGAGTTAACAGAAGCCAATAACTGGAGTCATACATGGCAAGATTTAGATGAAAAAGCAAACGGCAAACAAATTGTTTACACAGTAAAAGAAGTGAGTGACGTTCCGGGGTATACAACTCAAGTAGCTGAGGCAAGTCAAGGAAACATCACTATTACGAATACGCACACACCAGAGTTAACACAAATAACAGGTGAGAAAAAATGGGATGATGCGAACAATCAAGATGGCAAACGTCCAACATCAATCAAAGTAAATTTATTAGCAAATGGTAAAGTTATTGATACAACTAACGTGACAGCGGAAAATAATTGGAAGTATGAATTTACGAATTTACCAAAATATGAAGCAGGTAAATTAATTAACTATACTGTAACCGAAGACAGTGTTCCTGAGTATTCAACTCAAATAAAAGATACAACAATTATTAATTCTTACACACCAGGTAAAACAAGTGTGACAGTCACAAAACGCTGGGAAGATAATAACAATCAAGATGGAATACGTCCAAATGCTATCCACGTTCAACTGTATGCCAATGGAAAAGAAAGTGGTAAACCGGTTGAATTAAATGAAGCGAATAATTGGAGTTATACATGGCAAGAGTTAGCTGAGAAAAAAGATGGAAAAACAATTGTTTATACAGTAAAAGAAGTTGATTCTATCCCTGATTATGGTTCGACTATTTCTGAAAATAATGTTGGTAATATTGTTATAACTAATACGTATACACCAAAATTAACGCAAGTAACTGGTGAGAAAAAATGGGATGATGCGAATAATCAAGATGGTAAGCGTCCAGCGTCAATCAAAGTTAATTTATTAGCTGATGGAAAAATTATTGATACAAAAGAAGTAACAGAAAAAGACAACTGGAAGTATGAGTTTACTAACTTGCCTAAATATAAAGATGGTAAAGAAATTATCTACACTGTGACAGAAGATAATGTGTCAGAGTATTCAACAACTATTAATGGCACAAGTATTACAAATCACTACACACCAGGTAAAACAAGTGTGACTGTGACAAAACGTTGGGAAGATAACAACAATCAAGATGGAATACGTCCTGACGAAATCAAAGTTCAACTTTATGCCAATGGAAAAGAAAGTGGTAAACCAGTTGAGTTAAATAAAGCGAATAACTGGAGTTATACGTGGCAAGAGTTAGCTGAGAAAAAAGATGGGAAAACAATTACTTATACCGTAAAAGAAGTTGATACAACATCTGGGTATGATGTGAGTGTATCTGATAGCCAAAACGGGAATATCACTATTACGAATATTCATAAACCAGAAACAACAAATGTATCTGGTGAGAAGCAATGGCAAGATGCGAATAACCAAGATGGCAAACGTCCAACGTCAATCAAAGTTAATTTATTAGCAAATGGTAAAGTTATTGATACAACCAATGTGACAGCGGAAAATAATTGGAAGTATGAATTTACGAATTTACCAAAATATGAAGCTGGTCAGCTAATTAGCTATACTGTTACTGAAGAAAGTGTTCCTGAGTATTCAACTCAAATAAAAGATACTACTATTATTAATTCTTATACACCAGGTAAAACAAGTGTAACTGTGACAAAACGCTGGGAAGATAACAATAATCAAGATGGAATACGCCCAAATGCCATCAACGTTCAATTGTACGCTAATGGCAAAAAAAGTGGCAAACCAGTTGAATTAAATGAAGCGAATAACTGGAGTCACTCTTGGCAAGGATTAGCAGAAAAATCAGAAGGAAAAACAATTGTTTATACCGTAAAAGAAGTTTATTCTATCCCTGATTATAGTGTCACTATTTCTGATAATAATGAGGGGAATATTATCATCACTAATACGCACACACCAGAGTTAACAAAAGTAACTGGTGAGAAAAAATGGGATGATGCGAATAACCAAGATGGTAAACGTCCTTCAACAATTAAGGTTAATTTACTCGCAGATGGTGAAGTAGTAGACAGCAAAACAGTCAGTGAAAAAGACAACTGGAAGTATGAATTTACAAACTTACCAAAGTTTAAAAATGGCAAAGAGATTGTTTATACCGTATTAGAAGATAGCGTGTCAAGTTATTCAAAGACTGTAAATGGCACAACTATCACAAATCACTACACACCAGGTAAAACAAGTGTGAGCGTAGTAAAACGTTGGGAAGATGCCCAAAATCAAGATGGAATACGTCCAAATGTGATCCAAGTTCAACTTTACGCAAATAGTAAAAAAAGTGGTGAACCTGTTGAGTTAACAGAGGCAAATAACTGGAGTTATACATGGCAAGATTTAGATGAAAAAGCAAACGGAAAACAAATTGTTTACACAGTAAAAGAAGTGAGTGACGTTCCGGGATATACGTCTCAAATCGCTGAAGAAAGCCAAGGGAATATCTTCATTACTAATACCCATACACCAGAATTAACGCAAGTAACTGGTGAGAAAAAATGGGATGACGCGAATAACCAAGATGGCAAACGACCATCGTCAATTAAAGTAAATTTATTAGCAAATGGTGAAGTGGTAGATAGTAAAACAGTGACAGAAAAAGACAACTGGAAGTATGAATTTACTAACTTGCCTAAATATAAAGATGGTAAAGAAATTATCTACACTGTGACAGAAGATAGTGTGTCAGAGTATTCAACAACTATTAATGGCACAAGTATTACAAATCACTACACACCAGGTAAAACAAGTGTGACTGTGACAAAACGTTGGGAAGATAACAACAATCAAGATGGGTTACGTCCAAATATGATTCAGGTTCAACTTTATGCCAATGGAAAAGAAAGTGGTAAACCAGTTGAATTAAATGAAGCAAATAACTGGAGCTATACGTGGCAAGATTTAGATGAAAAATCTGATGGACAATCAATTGTTTATTTAGTTAAAGAAGTGACTAAATTACCTGATTATGCCACTCATATACTTGATAGCAATCCTGGAAATATCGTTATTACTAATACCCATACACCAGAATTAACGCAAGTAACTGGTGAGAAAAAATGGGATGATGCGAATAATCAAGATGGGAAACGCCCAACATCTATCAAAGTGAATTTATTAGCGAATGGCAAAGAAGTTGATACAAAAGAAGTAACAGAAAAAGATAATTGGAAGTATGAGTTTACCAACTTGCCTAAGTTTGAAGCAGGTAAGGAAATTATTTATACGGTCACTGAAGACAGTGTGCCAGAGTATTCAATAAGTTTTGACGGAACTAATATTATCAATCACTACACACCAGGTAAAACAAGTGTAACTGTGACAAAACGATGGGAAGATAACAACAATCAAGATGGCAAACGTCCTGACGAAATCAAAGTTCAACTTTACGCGAATGATAAAAAGTCAGGTCAAGTAGTAAAACTTAATGCAGATAACAACTGGAGTCATACATGGCAAGAGTTAGATGAAAAAGCCAATGGAAAAGCGATTGTTTATAGTGTGAAAGAAGTTAGTGATGTCGCTGACTATACAACAGATGTATCAGATAATCATGAAGGAAATATTATTATTACCAATACCCATACACCAGAAGTGACCGAAGTAATTGGTGAGAAAAAATGGGATGATGCGAATAATCAAGATGGTAAACGCCCAACATCAATCAAAGTGAATTTATTAGCCGATGGAAAAGTAGTCGATACAAAAGAAGTAACAAAAAAAGATAACTGGGAATATCACTTTACTAACTTACCTAAATATGAAGCTGGTAAAGAAGTTATTTATACTGTGACAGAAGGCAGCGTATCAAATTACTCAACAAAAATTGACGGAACGAATATCACAAATCACTACACACCAGGTAAAACAAGTGTGACCGTGACAAAACGTTGGGAAGATAACAACCAAGATGATAAGAGAGCTAAAGACATTCAAGTGCAGTTATTAGCAGATGGCGAAAAATCTGGCAAACCAGTGAAACTAAACGCTAAAAATAACTGGACACATACTTGGAGTAATCTTGATGAAAAACAACATGGCAAAAAAATTACTTACACAGTTGAAGAAATTACAAACGTCCCAGGCTACTCAACAACAGTAGATGATAGTAATTTAGGTAATATTGTGATCACCAATACGTTAAACGACATACCAAAACAACCAGAAAAAGGTGGAAGTCAATCTACACCAGGTTCTAGTTCATCAAATAATGGTGGACAATTACCTAAAACGGGTGAAAAGAGTAATGGCAATTACCATTTAATTGGAGTACTGATGTTAGTTATAGTATCTAGTTACACATTAAATATCAGAAAAAAGAAGTCAATTGACGAATAA
- a CDS encoding thioesterase family protein, protein MTFSTTFEVTQKYTAKELGSGTLAVLGTPGLIAMVENVCMNAVAQKLEKDETTVGSAIDIKHLKPSALGALITIKVELKESEKKLFEFDYQAFDGEKLIATGSHSRVIVNSLSFMERIK, encoded by the coding sequence ATGACATTTAGTACAACGTTTGAAGTCACACAAAAATATACTGCAAAAGAACTTGGTTCTGGCACATTAGCTGTTTTAGGAACACCTGGATTAATTGCTATGGTTGAGAATGTGTGTATGAATGCAGTCGCACAAAAATTAGAAAAAGACGAAACAACTGTTGGATCAGCAATTGATATCAAACATTTAAAACCTTCAGCTCTTGGAGCATTGATTACGATTAAAGTAGAACTTAAAGAAAGCGAGAAAAAACTTTTTGAGTTTGATTACCAAGCGTTTGATGGTGAAAAGTTGATTGCAACAGGTTCTCACTCTCGTGTGATAGTTAATTCTTTATCATTTATGGAGCGTATTAAATAG
- a CDS encoding CCA tRNA nucleotidyltransferase — MKINDLPIEFKQALPVIDKINEHGYEAYFVGGSVRDMILNHAIHDVDIATSAFPEEIKEIFPRTIDVGIDHGTVLVLHEEDQYEITTFRTESTYQDYRRPDKVTFVRSLEEDLKRRDFTMNALAMTREGNIIDLFDGIESIHAKEIKAVGNPDERFSEDALRMMRALRFASQLSFDIEEKTEEAISKNHQLLTKIAIERIYIEWVKLLMGAERKRGIIPFVETNCFACCPGFSHKKDLLVKFANQNPEMLLTTEELAWSCLLIAIEEKHAKTLLGKWKASKRLSNLVEKVIDCYNERLTSQWSAKEMYQAGIEVISLVEQVRDFFDLENNEDELIKAYNQLPIKSMADLKVSGRDILAYMDKKPGPWLGDVLKQTEKHVVEGQWKNDKEVLLEKIKEMVG, encoded by the coding sequence ATGAAGATAAATGACTTACCAATTGAATTTAAACAAGCGTTACCAGTAATAGATAAAATAAATGAGCATGGCTATGAAGCTTACTTTGTAGGTGGTAGTGTGAGAGATATGATTTTAAATCACGCAATTCATGATGTTGATATAGCCACAAGTGCTTTTCCAGAAGAGATAAAAGAAATTTTTCCTCGTACGATTGACGTTGGGATTGATCATGGGACTGTATTGGTGTTGCATGAAGAAGATCAATATGAGATTACAACTTTTAGAACAGAATCAACTTATCAAGATTATCGTCGACCAGATAAAGTCACATTTGTTCGTTCACTTGAAGAGGATTTAAAACGCCGAGACTTTACGATGAATGCATTAGCTATGACACGTGAAGGGAATATTATTGATTTGTTTGACGGTATAGAGTCCATTCATGCAAAAGAAATAAAAGCAGTCGGTAATCCTGATGAGCGTTTTAGTGAAGACGCACTAAGAATGATGCGTGCGTTGCGTTTTGCGAGTCAGTTGAGTTTTGATATAGAAGAAAAAACGGAAGAAGCTATTTCAAAAAATCATCAACTGTTAACAAAGATTGCGATTGAACGGATTTATATCGAATGGGTTAAACTTCTTATGGGAGCAGAAAGAAAAAGAGGCATCATCCCTTTTGTTGAAACAAATTGTTTTGCCTGTTGCCCAGGGTTTAGTCATAAAAAGGATTTGTTAGTTAAATTTGCTAATCAAAATCCTGAGATGTTGTTGACGACTGAAGAATTAGCTTGGAGCTGTTTATTAATTGCGATAGAAGAAAAGCATGCCAAGACGTTACTCGGTAAATGGAAAGCATCCAAACGATTGTCTAATTTAGTTGAAAAAGTAATTGATTGCTATAACGAGCGATTAACCAGTCAGTGGAGTGCTAAAGAGATGTATCAAGCTGGCATTGAAGTGATTTCTTTAGTTGAACAAGTAAGAGACTTTTTCGACTTAGAGAACAACGAAGACGAGCTAATTAAGGCATATAATCAACTGCCAATCAAATCAATGGCAGATTTAAAAGTATCTGGGCGAGATATTTTAGCTTATATGGATAAAAAGCCAGGCCCTTGGTTAGGGGACGTGTTAAAACAAACTGAAAAACACGTAGTTGAAGGTCAATGGAAAAATGATAAAGAAGTATTATTAGAAAAAATAAAGGAAATGGTGGGATAA